In Eucalyptus grandis isolate ANBG69807.140 chromosome 4, ASM1654582v1, whole genome shotgun sequence, the following proteins share a genomic window:
- the LOC120292886 gene encoding apoptosis inhibitor 5-like protein API5 yields the protein MKKLTQGMAEHNEAMSAAKTDKEKNTIKTQKQNTTSGLRTCSNILAMTKSLHSKTPSFIGDEHQPLLERGSQSFCTCDKYGDWHWSQVQEEQKDC from the exons ATGAAAAAGCTAACTCAGGGAATGGCTGAGCACAATGAAGCAATGTCAGCTGCCAAGACCGATAAGGAGAAGAATACCATT AAAACTCAGAAGCAGAACACTACATCCGGACTGCGAACCTGCAGTAATATCCTTGCCATGACTAAG TCATTGCATTCAAAGACACCTTCATTTATTGGAGACGAGCATCAGCCTCTCCTGGAAAGAGGCAGTCAAAGCTTCTGCACCTGCGACAAATACGGGGACTGG CATTGGTCACAAGTCCAGGAGGAGCAGAAAGATTGTTGA